The segment CGGTGCCGGCGTCACGGCCTACGCGGCGCGCATGGCCCGAGGACCGCGAGCGACGCCTCGCCCCCGGCGCGCGCCACGCCTCCGCCACGACGGAAGCCGCGGGGAGGACCTACGGCTTCGACTGGCTGCCCGTGGTCGCGAGCGGCTTGCCGTCGGGATCGAGCACCACCGGCGACGACACGGATTCGGCGATGAGCCCGTGCTCGGGCGCGGCGTCCGGCGTGTTGTAGCGGAAGCGGGCGGCGCCGTTCTTCACCTGGATCGAGTACGGCGGCTGGATCGCGAGCGGGCTCGTCTCGCCCAGGGTTCCGACCCCCTGCGAGAGGATCGTGACGCGCGTCGTCCCGCTGCTCATCTTGATCGTGCCGGTGAAGAGGTTGCCGCTCGGATCCTTGAGGCCCTTGATGACGACCGAGAGCGCCAGCTTGCCCGGCCCGGTGTAACGCTGCTGGGGCGTCATGAGGATGATCGTGTCGAACGTGTACGCCGAAGCGAGCGTCGGAGGGTTGCAGTTCCCCGAGCCGGGACACGCGACGTACGACGGGACGAGGTAGTTGCGGTTCATGCCCGCCGACGCGGCGTGCGGAAGCGCGAGCAGCGCGGCGAGCAGGGCGAGGACGAGACGCATGCAGAGCTCCTTCTATCAGTCGAGCGCCTGGAAGCGACACGCCTCGGATGGCGGCACTCCCGGCAGTGGATCGTAGATGGTCGCCGTCAGGATGCACATGTCGTCGTCGGACAGAGGCCCGAAGACGAGGTTCGCCGGCACGCACGGCTTCCCGTCGCAGTTGACGCCGTCCTTGCCGCAGGGCTTCGGGTGCGTGGTGGTGGGATCGCTGACGCCGTCCCACACGACGCCGGGGACCACGCCCGGCGTCTCCTCGCAGCCGTATTTCATCTCGCGGTCGCCGACGCCGTTCTCGTACTCGCAGCTGTAGCGGACCTCGGGGAACCCGTTCTCCGCCGTGTAGGCGCGCAGCAGGCCCGCGAAGCGATCGCTCGGCGCGGCGGTGATCGGACTCAGCGACGGGAGCAGGACCAGCCCCGCGTGGAGCCAGTCGGGCCAGTCGAGCACCTCCTCGACCTGCCCGTTCTCGGCATGGGAGATGAGGAAGCGCGTGCCGCGCTTGTGCATGTGCGTCGAGAGGTTGAAGATGCACACGTCGCCGCTCGGATTCGCGCCGCCTTCGGTCTGGGAGTTCGGCGCGCCGTCGGCGCGCCAGGCGGACGCGACGGGGTTGTTCGAAGAATCGGACTTCGTCCCGGGCGGCAGCATGATGTGCTGGTTCGCGTCGCCGTGGATCACCTGGCGGATGACGCGCTTGCGCGGATCGAGCGGGCGCAGCTTGAAGGTGACCTTCACGAGTCCGTGCGCGGGCTTCGACGACTGGTTGAAGTAGTGCGAGTTGATGATGATCCACGTGGCGCCGGGGTCGTCCTTCGGGGCCGGCATCACCTGCGCGAGATCGCCCGGCCACGAGGCGCTGGTGACCGACCACTTGCCCGTCGCGCTCTCGCCACCGGAGCCCGACAGGAAGACACGTGTCTTGAAGAAGTCGGGCGGCCCGAAGCCGGCGCACCCGGCGCTGTCGTCGATGAGATCGTTCGGGAACTTGGTCGAGTCGACACCCGAGTAGCCGTACAGCACCAGGTGATGGCTACCGGTGTTGCCGTGGTTGCTGACGCGCGAGCGCGCCTCCCAGCTCGCGATCTCGAGGCCGGCGACGCCGGACACGCGCACCGCCTGGCAGACCTCGCGGTCGCGTTTGGCTTCGATCCGGAACGGACCCAGCTTCACGCGCACCTTCTTCTGCGGCTTTGCCCACGCGGACGGGACCACGAGTCCGACGACGAGCATGACCCCCAGGACACGCATCATCATGACCTGCCTCATCGCATGCAGCCCCCCTCGTCGTCCAGTTTTCCGGCCGGGGGGCCCACAGTCGATCCCCCGACCGGGGGGTTTTGCGCCCCGGAAGGCCAATTTGCGCGAGGCGACGTTGACGGCCCCGGGATCGGAGCGGGACAATCCAGCTCGTGGGGAGCGACGCGGCGCATCGCATCGTCGTCGTCGAGGATCATCCGATCTTCCGCGACGGCCTCATCCAGTGCCTCGACGCCGAGCCCGACTTCGGGGTCGTCGGCCACTGGGCGAGCGGCGCCATCGACCCGAAGGCGGTCGGGCGCCTCGCACCCGATCTCGTCCTGATGGACATCGAGCTGCCCGAGCGGAGCGGCATCGACGCGACGCGTCTCCTGCGCGCGGAGCTTCCCGACCTCCGCGTGGTCATGCTGACCGCGTTCGCCGAGGCGGATCTCCTTTTCGACGCCATGCAGGCGGGCGCCGTCGGCTACCTCCTGAAGCACACGCCGGCGAGCGAGCTCGCGGGCTCGCTGCGGCGCATCCTCGACGGCGAGCACGTCCTCACGCCGAGTCTCGCGTCGCGCTTCCTGCGCGAGTTCCAGTCGCGCGAGTCGCCGACCCGCCGCCACAAGCTGCCGCAGCTCTCGCCGCGCGAAGCGGACGTGCTGCGGCTGCTCGCGACCGGCGAGACGAATCGCCAGATCGCGAAGCGCCTCTTCGTGTCCGAAGAGACGGTCAAGTCCCACGTCGCGTCCATCTTCCGAAAGCTCGAGGTGTCCGATCGCACCCGTGCCGCCGTCCTCGCCGTCAGAGCAGGTCTCGTGGAGGGGTAGGATCCGGCCGCGGGACGTCCCCGGCCAGGATGCGCCCTTCGCGTGGCTGCGATATCTGCACGAGCCCCTCGCGCTCGCGGGGCTGTGGTGGATCGAGCCGGGCGCGTGGCCGCTCTACCTGCTGCTCACCGTGCTGCTCATCGTCGAGTGGCCGTTCTGCATCTCGCTCGCCGACGACGTCGAGATCTACTTCCCCGTCATGTGGACGAGCGCGGCGGCGACCTACATCATCGGGCCGGCGATCCTCCCGGTGTACTGGATCGCGAGCTTCCTCGGCTTCGTCCTCATCATCGTGCTGGACAAGCGCGGCGTGATTCCCGCCGTCGGGTTCGCCGCCGACTCCGCGAAGCGCTTCCGCGGCGAGCCGTATCGGCCCGACAGCGTGGTCGACGGCGATCTCCGGCACTTCCTGCTCGTCTCCGAGCGTGCCGTCCGCGCCGCGGTGTTCGCGGGCGCGGAGGCCCTGGGCCTCGCCATCTTCACCGGCGTCATCGTCACCGAGGCTGCCGTCCAGCTCTGGCTGCGCATCGTCCCGATCCCGGGCCGCATGGCGCCGGCCCGCTGGCGCGAGCGCATCGCGGCGGTGCTCGGCCCGGGCATGCTCATCGCGTCGCTGGTGCTCGACGTGAGCGTCATTCTCGTGCTCCTGTTCGTGTACCGCGAAGCGGGCCCGTGGGCCTTCGCCGGAGCGAGCCTCGGGACGCTCGCGCTCCACGCCGTCTTGAAGCGGCTCTCCGAGACGCGCGGGGAGCTCGAGCGGCGCCAGAAGCTCGCCGTGATCGGCCAGACCGCGTCGACGGTGTTCCATCAGCTCGGGCGTCACCACGGGGCCATCGGCATGTACGCCCACCTGCTCGCGCGCGGCGGCGAAGGCGGGGCCGCCTGGCCGCCGGCGGTGGGCGAGCATGCGCGCCGCATCATCGCGACGGTCGACGAGGCGAACCGCGTCGTCGACGAGCTCCTCGCCTTCGGCCAGGACCGCACGCTGAACCTCTACCCGCAGGCCGTCGGCACGCTCGTCGACGAATGCCTGGAGGAGTGCCGCCCGCGCGCCGTGAAGCGACAGGTGGCGCTCGCAGTGACGGCGTCGGCCGATCTCGAGGCGACGCTCGACAAGCACAAGATCAAGCAGGCGCTCGGCAACGTGCTCGACAACGCGATCGACGCCGCGCCGCCGGGCAGCCGCGTCGAGGTGTCGACGGCGGCCGACAACGGCGTCGTGCGCATCGTCGTGCGCGATCACGGCGCGGGCGTCGCCCCCGACGTCCGCGATCGGCTCTTCACGCCCTTCTGCACGACCAAGCCCGACGGCGTCGGGCTCGGCCTCGCGCTCGCAAAGGAGCTGGTCGACGCGCACGGCGGGACGATCGCGTGGGAGGCGGCGAATCCGGGAACCGTCTTCGTGCTCTCGCTCCCGCGCGA is part of the Candidatus Eisenbacteria bacterium genome and harbors:
- a CDS encoding response regulator transcription factor, which translates into the protein MGSDAAHRIVVVEDHPIFRDGLIQCLDAEPDFGVVGHWASGAIDPKAVGRLAPDLVLMDIELPERSGIDATRLLRAELPDLRVVMLTAFAEADLLFDAMQAGAVGYLLKHTPASELAGSLRRILDGEHVLTPSLASRFLREFQSRESPTRRHKLPQLSPREADVLRLLATGETNRQIAKRLFVSEETVKSHVASIFRKLEVSDRTRAAVLAVRAGLVEG
- a CDS encoding HAMP domain-containing sensor histidine kinase, whose protein sequence is MPPSSPSEQVSWRGRIRPRDVPGQDAPFAWLRYLHEPLALAGLWWIEPGAWPLYLLLTVLLIVEWPFCISLADDVEIYFPVMWTSAAATYIIGPAILPVYWIASFLGFVLIIVLDKRGVIPAVGFAADSAKRFRGEPYRPDSVVDGDLRHFLLVSERAVRAAVFAGAEALGLAIFTGVIVTEAAVQLWLRIVPIPGRMAPARWRERIAAVLGPGMLIASLVLDVSVILVLLFVYREAGPWAFAGASLGTLALHAVLKRLSETRGELERRQKLAVIGQTASTVFHQLGRHHGAIGMYAHLLARGGEGGAAWPPAVGEHARRIIATVDEANRVVDELLAFGQDRTLNLYPQAVGTLVDECLEECRPRAVKRQVALAVTASADLEATLDKHKIKQALGNVLDNAIDAAPPGSRVEVSTAADNGVVRIVVRDHGAGVAPDVRDRLFTPFCTTKPDGVGLGLALAKELVDAHGGTIAWEAANPGTVFVLSLPRDAHSA